One window of the Nocardia huaxiensis genome contains the following:
- a CDS encoding four-helix bundle copper-binding protein produces MTDPKLQSTINALLGCHRSCIRQVGESIDKGGNHAARTHITALMDCADVCRLAGDMLDRHSTWTSSLCELAAEVCSRTADTCERLGEVACANACRAAADLSADLVGQFAR; encoded by the coding sequence ATGACCGATCCGAAGCTTCAGAGCACCATCAACGCATTGCTCGGCTGCCACCGCAGCTGCATCCGGCAAGTGGGCGAATCCATCGACAAGGGCGGAAATCACGCCGCCCGAACCCATATCACCGCCCTGATGGATTGCGCCGACGTCTGCCGACTCGCCGGCGACATGCTCGACCGGCATTCGACGTGGACTTCCAGTCTGTGCGAATTGGCCGCGGAAGTGTGCTCGCGCACCGCCGATACCTGCGAACGCCTGGGAGAGGTGGCCTGCGCCAACGCCTGCCGCGCCGCCGCAGACCTCAGCGCCGACCTCGTGGGGCAATTCGCGCGCTGA
- a CDS encoding alpha-isopropylmalate synthase regulatory domain-containing protein, producing MTITLDTHTFIAAAPKSLKAESTGMTPAEFYDRYCGHAGPIKLGEYTHRRAAEFTATLEFAGHLRTVTATGSPVAALTSALYDEGYPVEILQFHQRRTESGMATFVQCEFNGRRGWGAAIADDSAESTVRAMIAGINSLG from the coding sequence ATGACCATCACACTCGATACACACACGTTCATCGCCGCTGCCCCCAAGAGCCTGAAGGCCGAAAGCACCGGCATGACCCCCGCCGAGTTCTACGACCGGTACTGCGGACACGCGGGCCCGATCAAACTCGGCGAATACACCCACCGCCGCGCCGCCGAATTCACCGCGACCCTCGAATTCGCCGGCCACCTCCGCACGGTGACCGCCACCGGAAGCCCCGTCGCGGCCCTGACCTCGGCCCTCTACGACGAGGGCTATCCGGTCGAAATCCTCCAGTTCCACCAGCGCCGCACCGAATCCGGCATGGCCACCTTCGTCCAGTGCGAATTCAACGGCCGCCGCGGCTGGGGCGCCGCCATCGCCGACGACAGCGCGGAATCCACTGTCCGCGCCATGATCGCCGGTATCAACTCGCTCGGCTGA
- the trxA gene encoding thioredoxin yields the protein MATQTLTEQNFDETVTSNDVVLVDFWASWCGPCRSFAPTFEASSDKHPDVVHGKVDTEDQQGLAAAANIRSIPTIMAFREGVLVFAQPGALPPAALEDLITQVKALDMDDVRKQLAEQQQA from the coding sequence ATGGCCACCCAGACCCTGACCGAGCAGAACTTCGACGAAACGGTCACCAGCAACGACGTCGTACTGGTCGACTTCTGGGCCTCGTGGTGCGGCCCCTGCCGCTCCTTCGCCCCCACCTTCGAAGCCTCCTCGGACAAGCACCCCGATGTGGTGCACGGCAAGGTCGACACCGAGGACCAGCAGGGACTCGCCGCCGCCGCGAACATTCGCTCGATCCCGACCATCATGGCCTTCCGCGAGGGCGTCCTCGTCTTCGCCCAGCCCGGCGCCCTTCCGCCCGCCGCCCTCGAAGACCTCATCACCCAGGTGAAGGCCCTCGACATGGACGACGTCCGCAAGCAGCTCGCCGAGCAGCAGCAGGCCTGA
- a CDS encoding 2'-5' RNA ligase family protein, whose translation MVQSVELILDETSEAEIHRQWQTLAAAGLHAPSPAHRPHITVAVAQEIWPRLDKTLGQQGFQPFPLRLGGLLVFGARSPILVRAVVPSAELLTLQHKIFEVIAACPGIPTNLRPDAWTPHVTLARRLREGQLQAALDAVGSDRDYRATVVGIRRWDGDRRLEWPVA comes from the coding sequence GTGGTGCAGTCGGTCGAACTGATCCTCGACGAGACGAGCGAGGCGGAGATTCACCGTCAGTGGCAGACGCTGGCGGCGGCCGGATTGCACGCGCCGTCACCGGCCCATCGGCCGCACATCACCGTGGCGGTCGCCCAGGAGATCTGGCCTCGACTCGATAAAACCTTGGGGCAACAGGGATTTCAGCCATTCCCGCTTCGACTGGGCGGCCTGCTGGTGTTCGGCGCGCGCTCGCCGATCCTGGTGCGCGCGGTGGTGCCCTCCGCCGAGCTATTGACCTTGCAGCACAAGATCTTCGAGGTGATCGCGGCCTGCCCGGGAATCCCCACCAATCTGCGTCCCGATGCCTGGACCCCGCATGTGACGCTTGCTCGTCGTTTGCGGGAGGGACAGTTGCAGGCCGCACTGGACGCGGTCGGGTCCGATCGGGACTACCGGGCTACGGTTGTGGGTATCCGGCGGTGGGACGGAGATCGGCGGCTCGAGTGGCCGGTCGCCTAG
- a CDS encoding isocitrate/isopropylmalate dehydrogenase family protein has product MSNTETRLRLGLIEGDGIGPEIVRATRDVVDEALKVLELPPVEWVPLLIGHAAIAEFGDPMPEQTLKALAGLDAWIMGPHDNASYAPEYRAGLPPAGAVRKRFGLYANIRWARTHPDVRSVADEMDLIIVRENSEGLYADRNMFAGSGEFQPTADTALAVGVFTHGAIERIAHQAFRIATRRRKKVTIVHKANVLPMTMGMFRDVCYEVAEQYPDVETRDEHVDAMTALLVRNPADFDVIVTENLFGDILSDLAGELSGSLGMAASLNSSDTQAMAQAVHGAAPTLAGHNRANPVAMLLSAVGMLRWLGTRDVHSALYRLADRIEHAVAETLRAGVATSDLGGLASTTEFTEQVRARLHRW; this is encoded by the coding sequence ATGAGCAACACCGAGACCCGGCTTCGGCTGGGCCTGATCGAAGGCGACGGCATCGGGCCGGAGATAGTGCGAGCCACCCGCGACGTGGTGGACGAGGCACTGAAGGTATTGGAGCTGCCGCCCGTCGAATGGGTGCCGCTCCTCATCGGCCACGCCGCCATCGCCGAGTTCGGCGACCCCATGCCCGAGCAGACCCTGAAGGCCCTCGCCGGCCTCGACGCCTGGATCATGGGCCCGCACGACAATGCCTCCTACGCCCCCGAGTATCGCGCCGGACTGCCGCCCGCCGGCGCGGTCCGCAAACGCTTCGGCCTCTACGCGAACATCCGCTGGGCGCGCACACATCCGGATGTGCGGTCGGTGGCCGACGAGATGGATCTGATCATCGTCCGGGAGAACAGCGAGGGCCTCTACGCCGACCGAAACATGTTCGCCGGCTCCGGGGAGTTCCAGCCGACCGCCGACACCGCGCTCGCCGTAGGCGTTTTCACCCATGGGGCCATCGAACGCATTGCGCACCAGGCGTTCCGGATCGCGACCCGGCGCCGCAAGAAGGTCACCATCGTGCACAAGGCGAACGTGCTGCCCATGACCATGGGCATGTTCCGAGACGTGTGCTACGAAGTGGCCGAACAGTATCCGGACGTGGAAACCCGCGACGAGCACGTGGACGCCATGACCGCCCTGCTGGTCCGCAATCCGGCCGACTTCGACGTCATCGTGACCGAGAACCTGTTCGGCGACATCCTCTCCGATCTGGCCGGCGAACTGAGCGGTTCGCTCGGCATGGCCGCCTCCCTCAACAGCTCGGACACCCAGGCCATGGCCCAGGCCGTGCACGGTGCGGCCCCTACGCTCGCCGGCCACAATCGCGCCAATCCGGTGGCCATGCTGCTGTCGGCGGTGGGCATGCTGCGCTGGCTCGGCACCCGTGACGTGCACAGTGCGCTCTACCGTCTGGCGGACCGAATTGAACACGCAGTAGCGGAGACGTTGCGGGCTGGTGTAGCTACGTCGGATTTGGGTGGGTTAGCATCTACGACCGAATTCACCGAGCAGGTGCGGGCACGGCTGCACCGCTGGTGA
- a CDS encoding ABC transporter substrate-binding protein, protein MRGRAARALCVIAGGALALTACTSNTEGGDDVAKVEVAKVETIAAKVPDAIKQSGKLVVGVNVPYQPNEFKNADGKIVGFDVDLMDAVAKVLGLTADYRESDFEKIIPSIETGTYNVGMSSFTDTKEREKTVDFVTYFQVGTQWAQQKGKAVDPDNACGKRVAVQRTTVQDTDEIPAKSAKCVAEGKPEIVKVAYDEQSQAATALVQGQVDAMSADLPVTIYAVDQNKDTIETTGKMFDSAPYGWPVQKGSALGPVLQEAVQYLMDNGQARKIAENWNVAAGVITKSVINGAQ, encoded by the coding sequence ATGCGCGGGCGTGCCGCGCGCGCCCTGTGTGTGATCGCCGGCGGCGCGCTCGCGCTGACCGCGTGTACCAGCAACACCGAGGGCGGCGACGATGTCGCCAAGGTCGAGGTCGCGAAGGTCGAAACCATCGCGGCCAAGGTCCCGGACGCCATCAAGCAGTCCGGCAAGCTGGTCGTCGGCGTGAACGTGCCGTATCAGCCGAACGAGTTCAAGAACGCGGACGGCAAGATCGTCGGCTTCGACGTGGACCTGATGGACGCGGTCGCCAAGGTGCTCGGCCTGACGGCCGACTACCGTGAATCCGACTTCGAGAAGATCATTCCGTCCATCGAGACGGGCACCTACAACGTCGGCATGTCCTCGTTCACCGACACCAAGGAACGCGAGAAGACCGTCGACTTCGTGACCTACTTCCAGGTCGGCACCCAGTGGGCGCAGCAGAAGGGCAAGGCGGTCGATCCGGACAATGCCTGCGGTAAGCGAGTCGCGGTGCAGCGCACCACCGTTCAGGACACCGACGAGATCCCGGCCAAGAGCGCCAAGTGCGTCGCCGAGGGCAAGCCGGAGATCGTGAAGGTCGCCTACGACGAGCAGTCCCAGGCCGCGACCGCGCTGGTGCAGGGACAGGTCGACGCCATGTCCGCCGACCTGCCGGTGACCATCTACGCCGTGGACCAGAACAAGGACACCATCGAGACCACCGGCAAGATGTTCGACTCCGCGCCGTACGGCTGGCCGGTGCAGAAGGGCTCCGCGCTCGGACCGGTGCTGCAGGAGGCCGTCCAGTATCTGATGGACAACGGCCAGGCCCGCAAGATCGCCGAGAACTGGAACGTCGCGGCCGGCGTGATCACCAAGTCCGTCATCAACGGAGCGCAGTAA
- a CDS encoding amino acid ABC transporter permease, with protein sequence MSQDETKPAASTPAVATESEPEPIKAIPLRRPGRWIAAAVILVLLGLFLWGAKTNPAYHWDTYWKYLRDARIAKGALVTLELTVLAMTIGVVLGVVLAVMRLSPNPVLRSVSWAYLWIFRGTPVYVQLVFWGLFPSLYKTITVGVPFGPSLADFDVQGWQAPFFFAMLGLGLNEAAYMAEIVRAGINSVGEGQREASTALGMSWAQTMRRTVLPQAMRVIIPPTGNELISMLKTTSLVTAIPLTTDLYGRARDIYSVNFQPIPLLLVAATWYLAITSVLMVGQFYLERYYSRGMSKKLTGKQLKAMASMQRSALGDQ encoded by the coding sequence ATGTCGCAAGACGAGACCAAGCCCGCGGCTTCCACCCCCGCGGTCGCGACCGAATCCGAGCCCGAGCCGATCAAAGCGATTCCGCTGCGACGGCCGGGCCGGTGGATCGCGGCCGCGGTGATCCTGGTGCTGCTGGGGCTGTTCCTGTGGGGCGCCAAGACCAACCCGGCCTACCACTGGGACACCTACTGGAAGTATCTGCGCGACGCGCGAATCGCCAAGGGCGCGTTGGTGACCCTGGAACTGACCGTGCTCGCCATGACCATCGGCGTGGTGCTGGGCGTGGTGCTGGCGGTCATGCGGCTGTCGCCGAATCCGGTGCTGCGGTCGGTGTCGTGGGCGTACCTGTGGATCTTCCGCGGGACGCCGGTCTACGTGCAGTTGGTGTTCTGGGGCCTGTTCCCGTCGCTGTACAAGACGATCACCGTCGGTGTGCCGTTCGGCCCGTCGCTGGCGGATTTCGATGTGCAGGGCTGGCAGGCTCCGTTCTTCTTCGCCATGCTCGGCCTCGGTCTGAACGAGGCCGCGTACATGGCCGAAATCGTCCGTGCCGGAATCAATTCCGTGGGTGAGGGGCAGCGGGAGGCGTCGACCGCGCTGGGCATGTCGTGGGCGCAGACCATGCGGCGCACCGTGCTGCCGCAGGCCATGCGGGTGATCATCCCGCCGACCGGCAACGAACTCATCTCCATGCTGAAGACGACCTCGCTGGTGACCGCCATCCCGCTCACCACCGACCTGTACGGGCGGGCGCGCGACATCTACAGCGTGAACTTCCAGCCGATCCCGCTGCTGCTGGTGGCCGCCACCTGGTACCTGGCCATCACCAGCGTGCTCATGGTCGGCCAGTTCTACCTGGAGCGGTACTACTCGCGCGGTATGTCGAAGAAGCTGACCGGCAAGCAGCTCAAGGCCATGGCTTCGATGCAGCGCTCGGCGTTGGGAGACCAGTGA
- a CDS encoding amino acid ABC transporter ATP-binding protein, which translates to MVRADKVCKNFGSVKVLKGITLEVKRGEVLCLIGPSGSGKSTFLRCINHLEQVNAGRLYVDGELVGYREKGDKLYELHPREAARQRRDIGMVFQHFNLFPHRTVLENIIEAPTQVKKIKKADAVTRAKELLARVGLADKADAYPAQLSGGQQQRVAIARALAMDPKLMLFDEPTSALDPELVGEVLGVMRELAQSGMTMVVVTHEMGFAREVADQLVFMDGGVVVESGNPREVLANPQHDRTKAFLSRIL; encoded by the coding sequence ATGGTGCGCGCCGACAAGGTGTGCAAGAACTTCGGCTCGGTCAAGGTGCTCAAGGGCATCACGCTGGAGGTGAAGCGCGGCGAGGTGCTGTGCCTGATCGGCCCCTCCGGTTCGGGCAAGTCCACCTTCCTGCGCTGCATCAATCACCTGGAGCAGGTGAACGCCGGACGGCTGTACGTGGACGGTGAGCTCGTCGGCTACCGCGAGAAGGGCGACAAGCTCTACGAACTGCATCCGCGCGAGGCGGCTCGGCAGCGTCGCGATATCGGCATGGTGTTCCAGCACTTCAACCTCTTCCCGCACCGGACGGTCCTCGAGAACATCATCGAGGCGCCCACCCAGGTGAAGAAGATCAAGAAGGCCGACGCCGTGACCCGCGCCAAGGAGCTGCTGGCGCGAGTCGGGTTGGCGGACAAGGCCGATGCGTATCCGGCGCAGCTGTCCGGCGGGCAGCAGCAGCGGGTCGCCATCGCGCGGGCGCTGGCCATGGATCCCAAACTCATGCTCTTCGACGAGCCGACCTCCGCGCTGGATCCGGAGCTCGTCGGCGAGGTGCTCGGCGTCATGCGGGAACTCGCGCAGTCGGGCATGACCATGGTGGTCGTGACGCACGAAATGGGCTTCGCCCGCGAGGTGGCCGATCAGCTGGTGTTCATGGACGGCGGCGTCGTGGTCGAATCCGGGAATCCGCGCGAAGTGCTGGCCAACCCGCAGCACGATCGCACCAAAGCGTTCCTGTCGCGAATTCTCTAG
- a CDS encoding alpha/beta fold hydrolase, translating into MSTIYKSEAGAQAVRQHYREMLRHWPVPAEERHIPTREGDTFVLISGPQDAPPLVLLHGSGANSTNWMGDIASWARHFRTYSVDIVGEPGGSAPSRPTLGTDAIALWLDDVLAGLGISETALVGMSLGGWHALDYAIRRPGRITRLALLCPGGVGRQRYGWLFKALLMRLTGRDHLRRTTRLVTGLDAEHLEPILDEVVLTFTHFKPRTERLPIFSDARLRTLAMPVLVLVGGRDVMLDSAETARRITESVPDATVELLPEVGHAVLGQTATVEKFLRS; encoded by the coding sequence ATGAGCACGATCTACAAATCGGAGGCCGGCGCGCAGGCGGTGCGACAGCACTACCGGGAAATGCTGCGCCACTGGCCCGTTCCCGCGGAGGAACGACATATCCCCACCCGGGAGGGCGACACCTTCGTCCTGATCTCCGGACCGCAGGACGCACCGCCGCTGGTGCTGCTGCACGGTTCGGGCGCGAACTCGACCAACTGGATGGGCGACATCGCTTCCTGGGCACGGCATTTCCGCACCTACTCGGTGGATATCGTCGGCGAGCCCGGTGGCAGCGCCCCGTCGCGCCCCACGCTGGGCACCGATGCCATCGCGCTGTGGCTCGACGATGTCCTTGCGGGCCTGGGAATTTCGGAGACCGCCCTGGTCGGCATGTCGCTGGGCGGCTGGCACGCACTGGATTACGCCATCCGCCGCCCCGGCCGCATCACCCGGCTGGCCCTGCTGTGCCCCGGCGGCGTCGGCAGACAGCGCTACGGCTGGCTGTTCAAGGCCCTGCTCATGCGCCTCACCGGCCGCGACCACCTGCGCCGCACCACCCGGCTGGTCACCGGCCTCGATGCCGAGCATCTGGAGCCGATCCTCGACGAGGTGGTGCTGACGTTCACGCATTTCAAGCCGCGCACCGAACGCCTGCCGATCTTCTCCGACGCCCGGCTGCGCACGCTGGCCATGCCGGTGCTGGTGCTCGTCGGCGGCCGCGACGTCATGCTCGACTCCGCCGAAACTGCCCGTCGCATAACCGAATCCGTTCCGGACGCCACCGTCGAACTGCTTCCCGAGGTCGGTCATGCCGTGCTCGGGCAGACCGCAACCGTGGAGAAGTTCCTGCGCTCATGA
- a CDS encoding helix-turn-helix domain-containing protein, which translates to MSDRLYSVEEVAERLGLHVRTVRGYVRDGKLAAVRIGKQYRIAQADLEAFTGLPVPDSARESTARERFSEVSSIIEIDAIDPATADRITTLLTGAAHNRDPEDQPLRIQTMHDRERARLKVIVVGGVGDTARLLEYVEGVLAS; encoded by the coding sequence GTGAGTGATCGACTGTATTCAGTGGAGGAAGTAGCCGAACGCCTCGGCCTGCACGTCCGGACCGTCCGCGGTTACGTGCGCGATGGCAAACTCGCGGCCGTGCGCATCGGCAAGCAGTACCGCATCGCACAGGCGGACCTGGAAGCCTTCACCGGCCTGCCGGTACCGGACTCCGCACGCGAATCCACTGCCCGGGAACGCTTTTCGGAGGTGTCGAGCATCATCGAGATCGACGCCATCGATCCCGCGACCGCCGATCGGATCACCACCCTGCTGACCGGCGCGGCCCACAATCGCGACCCGGAGGATCAGCCGCTGCGCATCCAGACCATGCACGATCGCGAACGCGCGCGGCTGAAGGTCATTGTCGTCGGCGGTGTGGGCGATACGGCCCGGCTGCTCGAATACGTGGAGGGGGTGCTCGCGTCATGA
- a CDS encoding DUF4383 domain-containing protein, whose translation MSAHSVARRRITPAQWSFLQWAVLVVGVVHIVWAIVGWIAEPSFGIGEHAHATPVAGMDYNGWHAVAGLLLFTPALLAATRKSWSAWYCLAAGLGGGLVVGVWALFSERVLIFTFPNHTTDAIMHLLTGALLLALVAVQVARDGDLRETLGLRAAAV comes from the coding sequence ATGAGCGCACATTCGGTAGCCCGGCGTCGAATCACGCCGGCGCAGTGGAGTTTTCTGCAGTGGGCCGTTCTGGTCGTGGGGGTGGTCCACATCGTCTGGGCCATTGTCGGCTGGATCGCCGAACCCAGCTTCGGGATCGGCGAGCACGCACACGCCACCCCGGTGGCCGGCATGGACTACAACGGCTGGCACGCGGTGGCCGGCCTGCTGCTGTTCACCCCGGCCTTGCTCGCCGCGACCCGGAAATCCTGGTCGGCGTGGTACTGCCTCGCGGCCGGCCTCGGCGGCGGACTGGTGGTCGGCGTGTGGGCATTGTTCTCGGAGCGAGTGCTGATCTTCACCTTCCCGAACCACACCACCGACGCGATCATGCACCTGCTCACCGGCGCGCTGCTGCTGGCGCTGGTCGCGGTTCAGGTGGCCCGGGACGGCGATCTGCGAGAGACGCTGGGGCTGCGGGCCGCTGCCGTCTGA
- a CDS encoding LysR family transcriptional regulator encodes MELRQLRYFVTVAEEANFTRAAARLHLAQPGLSAQIRQLERELGQPLLDRSTRSVTLTPVGEAVLPHARAALAAAERITHTVDEFTGLLRGQVRVGLITGAAVDNFDIASVLADFHDDHPQVGISLTEDTSEHMLAALTRGDLDVALVGLATETVDPGFGVEVVLDTHVVAAVALDDDRFGATTTVAELCEYPLICLPAGTGIRGRFESACTAAGSVPDIAYEAGAPTLLLQLAARGLGVAIVPALPPADATSFGVRTIDIEPELRGRLALIWRTDRPSSPAAKVLLGQMRIAFTRWKTPAAR; translated from the coding sequence ATGGAGCTGCGTCAGCTGCGATACTTCGTCACCGTCGCCGAGGAGGCCAATTTCACCCGCGCGGCCGCCCGCCTGCATCTGGCTCAGCCCGGTCTCAGCGCCCAGATCCGTCAGCTGGAACGCGAACTGGGACAACCACTCCTGGATCGCTCGACCCGGTCGGTCACGCTGACGCCGGTCGGCGAGGCGGTCCTCCCGCACGCCCGCGCCGCCCTGGCCGCCGCCGAACGGATCACCCACACCGTGGACGAGTTCACCGGCCTGCTGCGCGGTCAGGTCCGGGTCGGGCTCATCACCGGCGCGGCGGTCGACAATTTCGATATCGCGTCCGTGCTCGCGGACTTCCACGACGACCATCCGCAGGTCGGCATCAGCCTCACCGAGGACACCTCCGAGCACATGCTGGCGGCGCTGACGCGCGGCGATCTGGATGTCGCACTGGTCGGCCTGGCCACCGAGACGGTCGATCCCGGCTTCGGCGTCGAGGTCGTGCTCGACACCCATGTGGTGGCCGCGGTGGCCCTGGACGACGATCGCTTCGGCGCCACAACCACCGTCGCCGAATTGTGCGAGTATCCGCTCATCTGCCTCCCGGCCGGGACCGGTATTCGCGGACGCTTCGAAAGCGCCTGCACCGCAGCCGGATCCGTGCCGGATATCGCCTACGAGGCCGGAGCCCCCACCCTGCTGCTGCAACTGGCGGCGCGCGGACTGGGTGTCGCCATCGTCCCGGCGCTCCCACCCGCGGACGCGACGTCCTTCGGTGTCCGGACCATCGACATCGAGCCGGAGCTGCGCGGCCGGCTCGCGCTCATCTGGCGCACCGACCGCCCGAGCTCACCGGCCGCGAAAGTGCTTCTGGGGCAGATGCGCATCGCGTTCACGCGCTGGAAGACACCCGCCGCCAGGTGA
- a CDS encoding FAD-binding oxidoreductase → MTTTAHTNIELPATTGPVFRPGDAGYDSEIAGFQTAYTHRPALVVAAAHAEDVRSAVEYAARHGLPVAVQATGHGLAVAADGGVLVNTRRMTDIRIDPVARTARVAAGVQAGALIDAAVAHGLAPLNGSSNSVGVVGYTLGGGLGLLAREFGYAADHVRAIELVTADGRLRRLVPGDELFGAVLGTGGNFGVVTALELDLVPVTHVYGGQLTFDTRLVEPAMEAWRLWTQDLPDEMTSAFSTIQMPDLPQLPPHLRGRYTATVNIAYTGSEAEGERLVAPLRAVGERMNDDLRVMPYAETHAIYRDPADPHPYTATNALLRELPADASDAFLEITGPNSGSPVVAGFRHLGGALRRPGPAGVAVDHRAAEYVARAITLPGPASPAQVRERLAGIQEALSPWTIGHSLNFLYGGGQFADEAQTRAIYAPETYDRLGALKSKYDARNMFRFNRNIRPN, encoded by the coding sequence ATGACGACGACAGCGCACACGAACATCGAACTTCCCGCCACCACCGGCCCGGTCTTCCGGCCCGGCGACGCCGGGTACGACAGCGAAATCGCCGGATTCCAAACCGCTTACACGCATCGGCCCGCGCTGGTCGTGGCCGCGGCGCACGCCGAGGATGTGCGGTCCGCCGTGGAATACGCGGCGCGGCACGGACTTCCGGTCGCCGTGCAGGCCACCGGGCACGGGCTCGCGGTGGCGGCCGACGGCGGCGTTCTCGTCAATACCCGTCGTATGACCGACATTCGGATCGATCCGGTCGCTCGCACCGCCCGCGTCGCCGCCGGCGTGCAGGCGGGCGCGCTCATCGACGCCGCCGTCGCACACGGACTCGCGCCGCTCAACGGATCCTCGAACTCGGTCGGCGTGGTCGGCTACACCCTCGGCGGCGGTCTGGGCCTGCTCGCCCGCGAATTCGGTTATGCCGCAGACCATGTGCGCGCCATCGAGCTCGTCACCGCCGACGGCCGGCTGCGCCGGCTGGTGCCCGGCGACGAACTGTTCGGCGCGGTCCTGGGCACCGGAGGCAACTTCGGCGTGGTGACCGCGCTCGAACTGGACCTGGTTCCGGTCACCCACGTCTACGGTGGGCAGCTCACCTTCGACACCCGCCTGGTCGAACCGGCCATGGAGGCGTGGCGACTGTGGACCCAGGACCTGCCCGACGAGATGACCTCGGCTTTCTCCACCATCCAGATGCCGGATCTGCCGCAGCTGCCGCCGCATCTGCGCGGCCGATACACCGCGACCGTCAATATCGCCTACACCGGTTCCGAGGCCGAGGGCGAACGCCTGGTCGCTCCGCTGCGGGCCGTCGGCGAGCGCATGAACGACGACCTGCGCGTCATGCCGTACGCGGAAACCCATGCCATCTACCGGGATCCGGCCGATCCGCACCCGTACACCGCCACCAACGCCCTGCTGCGCGAACTGCCCGCCGATGCCAGCGACGCCTTCCTGGAGATCACCGGCCCGAACTCCGGCAGCCCGGTCGTGGCCGGATTCCGGCACCTCGGCGGCGCACTGCGCCGCCCCGGTCCGGCCGGTGTCGCCGTGGACCACCGCGCGGCCGAATACGTGGCCCGCGCCATCACCCTGCCCGGCCCGGCCAGCCCCGCGCAGGTGCGCGAGCGCCTCGCCGGGATCCAGGAAGCTCTGTCCCCGTGGACCATCGGCCACAGCCTGAACTTCCTCTACGGCGGCGGCCAGTTCGCCGATGAAGCCCAGACCCGGGCGATCTACGCCCCGGAAACCTACGACCGGCTCGGCGCATTGAAGTCGAAGTACGACGCACGCAACATGTTCCGCTTCAACCGCAATATCCGCCCGAACTGA
- a CDS encoding SPFH domain-containing protein has product MELRPAYRKNGFLMLLTLFALIVIAGAAAAFGIGQASDTGNAAYGVLVAVAVVVGVAALLGLSGLVVVNPNEARVIQFFGRYIGSVSDPGFFWVVPLTDRRRISLRVRNFETQKLKVNDADGNPVEIAAVVVYKVVDSYNAAFAVDDYEQYVETQSEAAVRHLATVHPYDAHDAGRTSLRDGAEIAEELTTELRERTAMAGIDVVEARITHLAYAPEIAQAMLVRQQAAQVVAARTKIVEGAVGMVGLALERLAAEGMVELDEERKAAMVSNLLVVLCGDRPTQPVVNAGSLYS; this is encoded by the coding sequence ATGGAGCTTCGTCCGGCCTATCGGAAGAACGGGTTCCTCATGCTGTTGACCCTGTTCGCGCTGATCGTCATCGCGGGCGCGGCGGCGGCATTCGGCATCGGCCAGGCGTCGGATACCGGCAATGCCGCCTACGGCGTGCTGGTGGCCGTGGCCGTCGTGGTGGGTGTGGCCGCCCTGCTGGGCCTGAGCGGCCTGGTGGTCGTCAACCCGAACGAGGCGCGGGTGATCCAGTTCTTCGGCCGCTACATCGGATCGGTGAGCGATCCCGGGTTCTTCTGGGTGGTGCCGCTCACCGACCGGCGTCGAATCTCGTTGCGGGTGCGCAACTTCGAGACCCAGAAGCTGAAGGTCAACGACGCCGACGGCAATCCGGTGGAGATCGCCGCGGTGGTCGTCTACAAGGTGGTCGACAGCTACAACGCCGCCTTCGCCGTGGACGACTACGAGCAGTACGTGGAAACCCAATCCGAGGCCGCCGTAAGGCATCTGGCCACCGTGCACCCCTACGACGCACACGACGCCGGCCGCACCAGCCTGCGCGACGGCGCCGAGATCGCCGAGGAGCTCACCACCGAACTGCGCGAGCGCACCGCCATGGCGGGCATCGACGTGGTCGAGGCGCGCATCACCCACCTGGCCTACGCCCCGGAGATCGCCCAGGCCATGCTGGTTCGCCAGCAGGCCGCGCAGGTGGTGGCCGCCCGCACCAAGATCGTCGAGGGTGCGGTGGGTATGGTCGGCCTGGCCCTGGAACGCCTCGCGGCGGAGGGCATGGTCGAACTGGACGAGGAGCGTAAGGCGGCGATGGTGTCCAACCTGCTGGTCGTGCTGTGTGGTGATCGCCCCACCCAGCCCGTGGTCAACGCCGGATCGCTGTACTCGTAA